Genomic window (Pyramidobacter porci):
CGCGTAATGGATATGCAGATCTTTTACTTCCAGCAAAATTTCCGACACAGTTCTTCCCCGCCTTTTCTCAAAAAGCCCCGGCTAGTTCTTCAGTCTGGGATCGAGCGCGTCGCGCAGCCCGTCGCCCATAAGGTTGAGGGCGAGGATCGTCAGCATGATGCCCATTCCGGGAATGATCGTGATGTGCCATGCGTCCCGGATGTACGTCCTCGCGTTGGAAAGCATCGCCCCCCATTCCGGCGTGGGCGGCTGGATCCCCAGCCCGAGGAAGGAAAGCCCCGCGATGGAGAGGATCGCCCCGGCGATCCCCAACGTCACCTGGACGATCGTCGGCGCCAGCGAATTGGGCACGATGTACTGAAAGATGATCGTGAAGTCGTTGCAGCCGATGCTCCGCGCCGCTTCGATGAATTCCTGCTCCTTCACCATCAGCACGGAAGCCCGCACCGTTCTCGCGAAAACGGGGACGTAAGCCACGCCGATGGCGATCAGAACGTTCGTGAGACTGGTCCCCAGCGCGGCCACAATGGCGATGGCCAGCAGCATCGAAGGGATCGCCAGCAGAATGTCCATAAACCGCATCAGCACGTTGTCCAGCGCCTTGCCGTAATATCCGGCGACCGCCCCCAGAGCTCCGCCGACGAGGCTGGAAAAGAGGATCGCCAGCGTCCCCATGAACAGAGAATAGCGAGTGCCCCACAGCATCCTCAAAAGCATGTCCCGCCCGAATTCGTCAAGCCCGAACGGGTGCCGCAGGCTGGGCTTCTGAAGACGCAGCCGCAGAGACTGTTTTATCACGTTGCGGTTATAAAAATCCCCGTTCGTCGCGACGTCCACCGCCGTCGTGGCGACAGACGCCAGCACCAGAAAAAGGATGAAGTAGAGCCCCGCCATCGCCATCCGGTTCTTTTTGAAGCGCCGCCACGCTTCCTGCCACAAAGAGCGTTCTTTTGCCGGCCCGTCTGAACGGAGCCGGATATTTTCCCCGTTTTTCTCCATAAAAATTCGCCTACTTTCCCCTGTACTGGGACTTGATCCTTGGGTCGACAAAGGCATAAACGATGTCCACAACGAGATTGACGATCGAGAAAGTCGTCGCCATGAAGATG
Coding sequences:
- a CDS encoding ABC transporter permease; translated protein: MEKNGENIRLRSDGPAKERSLWQEAWRRFKKNRMAMAGLYFILFLVLASVATTAVDVATNGDFYNRNVIKQSLRLRLQKPSLRHPFGLDEFGRDMLLRMLWGTRYSLFMGTLAILFSSLVGGALGAVAGYYGKALDNVLMRFMDILLAIPSMLLAIAIVAALGTSLTNVLIAIGVAYVPVFARTVRASVLMVKEQEFIEAARSIGCNDFTIIFQYIVPNSLAPTIVQVTLGIAGAILSIAGLSFLGLGIQPPTPEWGAMLSNARTYIRDAWHITIIPGMGIMLTILALNLMGDGLRDALDPRLKN